CAGGTCCGCGGTAAGAGCCACTCCCGGAGACGCAGCGCTGGGTCTGGGAACGCACGCTTGGCAGAAAAAGGCAACAGTGGACCGATCCTCCAGGGAAAAGAGGACTGAGGGGCCCTAGTGTCGCCTAAAAGAGAGGCCTCGACCTAGGGTTGAGAAAAGGTGGAGTTTAGGTTCTGGGAAGAACTCGCGCGTCCCGAGTCAGGAACGCGCGGCCTTAGCCTGTCTcggtgtgtgtgttgggggctgTGTTTGTGGGAGGGGGCAGAGCGGCCTGATGCCTCCATCACTGAGGCTTAAAGGCCAGGGACGGAGCGGTCTGTCCCGAGGCCGAGTGCGCTGTGCCTGGCTCAGGCCCCGGCGAAAAAAAAAAGCGCGGAATCAGCCTAAGCTTTGGCGAGCGCGGGACGGGCACCTCAGCACTTTCCATTGTGATCCCTGCGGGCTGGGGCGAGGTCGGCGGCTGCGGGAAAAGCCTCGGCTCCCCGGGGAGACCAGAGCTGCCCAGAGCCCGCCTGCTGactcagccccccaccccagccccacagCGAGAGAAAGTGAGGGCCGGCGAGCGAGGCCTGGGTATAAAGCCCGGCGCGCTCTGCCCGCGCGCAGCCTTCCCATCTTTCCATCTGCCCCGCGCACACCAACCCGGCGAATACTCGGTACCAGGGATGGGTCTCTtccgggcggggggagggggacgaAACAAGGGCGAAACGCTCCATGCCCGGCTCCTTCACCCTGCACCCGGGTTGGGACGGCTTAGCCAGGGAGGGGACTCGCTGAGCGTGGCGACCCTCTCTTCCTGCCCGCAGAAGCATGAGCAGCGCCCTGGCGCCGGGATCGGCGCCCGCCTGCCTCACCCTCTGGGACGAGGAGAACTTCCAGGGTCGCTGCTGTCGACTGCTGAGCGACTGCGCCAGCGTGAGCGAGCGCGGCGGCCTGAGCAGAGTGCGCTCGGTCAAGGTGGAAAATGGAGCGTGAGTGATCGCCTGGCCGCGACTAGGCAGGGACCCAGGACGCTGGGCTCGCGGGGCCCAAGCTCCAAGCCTGAAACCTCAGCCTTCAGCCCTGGTCTTCTTGATCCTAAACCCTGAGAGTGACCCACCAACGTGGGAAATCCCACGGCCTCCTCAAGTCTCCCCACTCGCCCTAAGGCAGACATGTAAAGGAGAGTGAGTTCTCGCATGAGCTAAAGCGATAAAGGCAAGTAACCTGCCCCTTGTCGGCTCGGACCGGGCTGGCCAGAACTCGGAGTTCCGAGTGTAGCCATGTTCTCTCCAAAGTTTTCCTCTGTTTAAAGTTGGATGGCTAGATAATCTGTTGAACAAAAGAAGCCACCCCCCTCCCGCTGGCTAACCCCTGGTCTCCTAGAGCCCAGCATGGGGCCTCCGGAAGAGCTGCGGCCCCAGTAGTGCCACCGCAGGCTGGAAGGGCCAACGCCTCCCTATGCAGGCACCTAAATCCTTGAAGCAGGAGCGCTTGGTCTGGTGAACTGCATGACCTGGGAAATTCCTTTCAACCCGGCGGCCCTGAAAGGGAAGCCTCAGCCCTCAGACCCAGGATAGCAGCTGGTTTGGGGGTTATCACCCTCGAGAGGTGCTAGATCTGCCATGTGATGGGTGTGTTAGAGGGGAGAGCCTGGGGTTGGGGTAAAAGACAGGGTTTCTCGGTCTTTTCGATCACTGCAAgcaaaagggagggggaggaaggagagtggCAGGAGCAGATGCCTCCCagctcccctttcccttccccagtTGGGTGGGCTTCGAGTACCCCGACTTCCAGGGACAGCAGTTCATCCTGGAGAAGGGCGATTATCCTCACTGGAGCGCCTGGAGCGGCAGCGGCGGCCACCACAGCGACCAGCTGCTCTCCTTCCGGCCAGTGCTCTGTGCGGTGAGTACAGCCCGCTCTCCCTCCTCCTCGCTCTGCCTCCTAGCTCCTGGCTCAAGGCCCTGGTCCCACCACGGCACCCCGGAACCACATCCAGCCCCCCGCATGAGGGTGTAAACCCAGCCCTCAGATGGGCGGTAGTAGTATCATTTCCCAGAGCGAGAGGAGAATCAGAAGGTTGGGATTGTGGGCGTTGCGCAGGCGGCTGGCGATCAGCACCTCGGACAGCGCCCACAAGTCCCTCCCATCCTGCAGTCCATACATATGAGCCCCCTGTCCTCCCGCAACCGAGTGTGGTCGGGGGTGGGTGAGGGTGGGTAGGGGTGGGCTGCTGTTAGCTCCATAAATAGGTGTGAAAAGGGGCTCGAAGGGGCAAAGTGACTTGCCCACGGCCACGTGGGTTAACATGGAGATGAGCCTAGAACTCAGGGATCAAGTTTGAGAAGAAGGTCTGCCTTACTGTGTGTGAGGGGGGCAGGCCTTGTAATGAATCAAATACACCGGAGAGGAGGGTTTCACTTCCCATCCGTGCTGACCTAGGCACGGTTCTGGTGAGGCCTGGAACTGGAGACAGCAGGGCAGAGAGCAGGTGCTGAACCAGCCCAGTCTCTCCATTCTAGGAGGCTGAGAAACTCTTCAGGAGAAGGTCCTGGAGTTGGGGAAGCCAAGACCAATG
The nucleotide sequence above comes from Dasypus novemcinctus isolate mDasNov1 chromosome 7, mDasNov1.1.hap2, whole genome shotgun sequence. Encoded proteins:
- the CRYBA2 gene encoding beta-crystallin A2; its protein translation is MSSALAPGSAPACLTLWDEENFQGRCCRLLSDCASVSERGGLSRVRSVKVENGAWVGFEYPDFQGQQFILEKGDYPHWSAWSGSGGHHSDQLLSFRPVLCANHSDSRVTLFEGDNFQGCKFELNDDYPSLSAMGWASQDVGSLKVSSGAWVAYQYPGYRGYQYVLERDRHSGEFRTYGEFGTQAHTGQLQSIRRVQQ